In Citrus sinensis cultivar Valencia sweet orange chromosome 2, DVS_A1.0, whole genome shotgun sequence, a single genomic region encodes these proteins:
- the LOC102621727 gene encoding nudix hydrolase 15, mitochondrial isoform X2: protein MISFLRKLPFSKIMDSSSTVASSKTQRLVALAQQLRLYKPPPPFDEMEEQQIQETAGKVVSQVGFQESVTPIIKDPERFRPKKAAVLICLFEGDAGDLRVILTKRSSRMSTHSGEISLPGGKAEEGDRDDGDTATREAKEEIGLDPLLVEVVTVLEPFLSKRRQRRPNMIRFKKAIGIKCRELSREIEQNNILVGAVAFSFTQVFCAGSGSRHKDLHVSSSNTVDEFIHNVKIPLISHQI, encoded by the exons ATGATCTCTTTTCTAAGAAAACTCCCGTTTAGCAAAATCATGGACTCATCGTCAACAGTAGCCTCTTCCAAGACACAAAGACTGGTTGCCTTAGCCCAACAGTTGCGTCTCTACAAGCCGCCACCTCCTTTTGATGAAATGGAGGAACAACAAATTCAAGAAACTGCAGGCAAGGTGGTTTCTCAAGTGGGGTTTCAAGAATCTGTCACTCCAATTATTAAGGACCCTGAAAGGTTTAGACCCAAGAAAGCTGCTGTTTTGATCTGTCTCTTTGAAGGAGATGCTGGTGATTTGAGGGTCATTCTCACTAAGAGGTCTTCTAGAATGTCTACTCACTCTG GAGAAATTTCATTGCCTGGTGGGAAGGCAGAAGAGGGTGACAGGGATGATGGGGATACTGCAACAAGGGAGGCTAAGGAGGAAATTGGGTTGGATCCTTTGCTTGTGGAAGTTGTAACTGTTCTTGAACCATTCTTGTCAAAG AGGAGACAGAGGAGGCCAAATATGATCAGATTCAAGAAGGCAATTGGCATCAAGTGCCGAGAATTAAGCAGAGAGATAGAACAAAATAACATACTTGTGGGAGCTGTTGCCTTTAGCTTTACTCAG GTTTTTTGTGCAGGATCTGGATCTCGGCACAAAGATCTGCATGTTTCCTCATCAAATACTGTAGATGAGTTTATCCATAACGTAAAGATTCCCCTCATCAGTCATCAAATTTGA
- the LOC102621727 gene encoding nudix hydrolase 15, mitochondrial isoform X1, with the protein MISFLRKLPFSKIMDSSSTVASSKTQRLVALAQQLRLYKPPPPFDEMEEQQIQETAGKVVSQVGFQESVTPIIKDPERFRPKKAAVLICLFEGDAGDLRVILTKRSSRMSTHSGEISLPGGKAEEGDRDDGDTATREAKEEIGLDPLLVEVVTVLEPFLSKHLLRVVPVIGILSNKKAFTPTPNPAEVEEVFDAPLEMFIKDENRRDEEREWMGEKFLLHFFDYEYENKKYLIWGLTAGILIRAASVVYQKPPAFIEQNPKFKFPTVINKDTIVP; encoded by the exons ATGATCTCTTTTCTAAGAAAACTCCCGTTTAGCAAAATCATGGACTCATCGTCAACAGTAGCCTCTTCCAAGACACAAAGACTGGTTGCCTTAGCCCAACAGTTGCGTCTCTACAAGCCGCCACCTCCTTTTGATGAAATGGAGGAACAACAAATTCAAGAAACTGCAGGCAAGGTGGTTTCTCAAGTGGGGTTTCAAGAATCTGTCACTCCAATTATTAAGGACCCTGAAAGGTTTAGACCCAAGAAAGCTGCTGTTTTGATCTGTCTCTTTGAAGGAGATGCTGGTGATTTGAGGGTCATTCTCACTAAGAGGTCTTCTAGAATGTCTACTCACTCTG GAGAAATTTCATTGCCTGGTGGGAAGGCAGAAGAGGGTGACAGGGATGATGGGGATACTGCAACAAGGGAGGCTAAGGAGGAAATTGGGTTGGATCCTTTGCTTGTGGAAGTTGTAACTGTTCTTGAACCATTCTTGTCAAAG CACCTCCTTAGAGTAGTTCCTGTTATAGGCATACTTAGCAATAAAAAGGCATTCACGCCTACTCCCAATCCTGCTGAAGTGGAAGAAGTGTTTGATGCTCCCTTGGAAATGTTTATCAAG GATGAAAACCGAAGAGATGAGGAGAGAGAATGGATGGGAGAGAAATTTCTGCTTCACTTCTTTGACTATGAATATGAAAACAAGAAGTACTTGATTTGGGGTTTAACTGCCGGCATTCTGATTAGAGCTGCATCAGTGGTCTACCAGAAGCCACCTGCATTTATAGAGCAAAACCCAAAGTTCAAGTTTCCGACTGTTATAAACAAAGATACTATAGTCCCTTGA
- the LOC102621435 gene encoding nudix hydrolase 15, mitochondrial — MESSSKSNIQRLIVIAQHLRDYKGPPSTYDQMEQKIRETSGKVTSLVGSQESASPTVRYAKTFRPKKAAVLVCLFEGDNGELRVILTKRASRLSTHSGEVSLPGGKAEEGDEDDGETATREAKEEIGLDPSLVDVVTVIEPFLSKYLLRVVPVIGILHNRKAFKPTPNPGEVEEVFDAPLEMFLKDENRRVEEKEWMGEKYLLHYFNYEQKNKKYLIWGITAAILVRAASVVYQKPPAFEEGNPKFKFPKDVNRDTFMS, encoded by the exons ATGGAGTCGTCGTCCAAATCCAACATACAGAGACTGATTGTGATAGCCCAACATTTACGCGATTACAAGGGACCACCTTCTACTTATGATCAAATGGAGCAAAAAATCCGGGAAACTTCAGGCAAGGTGACTTCCCTAGTGGGGTCTCAAGAATCTGCTTCTCCAACAGTTAGGTACGCAAAAACGTTTAGACCCAAGAAAGCTGCGGTTTTGGTATGTCTCTTTGAAGGAGATAACGGTGAACTGAGGGTTATACTCACAAAGAGGGCTTCAAGGTTGTCTACTCACTCGG GAGAAGTTTCATTGCCAGGTGGGAAGGCAGAGGAGGGTGATGAGGATGATGGGGAAACTGCGACAAGGGAGGCTAAAGAGGAAATTGGGTTGGATCCTTCACTTGTGGATGTTGTAACTGTTATTGAACCATTCTTGTCTAAG TACCTACTCAGAGTAGTACCTGTAATAGGCATACTTCACAATAGGAAAGCATTTAAGCCTACCCCAAATCCTGGAGAAGTGGAAGAAGTATTTGATGCTCCCTTGGAAATGTTTCTTAAG GATGAAAATAGAAGAGTTGAGGAGAAAGAATGGATGGGAGAGAAGTATCTATTGCACTACTTCAATTATgaacaaaagaacaagaagTATCTGATATGGGGTATTACTGCTGCCATTTTAGTTAGGGCCGCATCAGTGGTGTACCAAAAGCCACCAGCTTTTGAGGAGGGGAACCCTAAGTTCAAGTTTCCTAAAGATGTAAACAGAGATACTTTTATGTCGTAG
- the LOC102621152 gene encoding nudix hydrolase 15, mitochondrial, translating into MDSNNSGDRSERLETLVQRLRLYNERHQNPVTEREAVDSQDSYSVAVSSTKKRAAVLVCLFEGNDGDLRVFLTKRSSNLSSHSGEVALPGGKREENDADDAGTALREAKEEIGLDPSLVNVVTILDPIFTKNGIIVVPVIGILPDRNSFIPAPNTAEVDAIFDAPLEMFLKDENRRAEEREWMGYKYLLHFFDYEAEGNKYVIWALTAGILINVASVVHQCPPAFQERRPKFWSGLESLANHNNT; encoded by the exons ATGGATTCCAACAACTCCGGAGATCGATCTGAAAGACTTGAAACACTAGTCCAGCGGCTTCGTCTCTACAATGAGAGACACCAGAACCCTGTAACTGAAAGAGAAGCTGTGGATTCTCAAGACTCATATTCTGTTGCAGTATCTTCAACCAAGAAGAGAGCAGCAGTTCTTGTTTGTCTTTTTGAAGGAAATGATGGGGATCTACGTGTATTCCTCACTAAGCGATCCTCGAATCTGTCTTCTCACTCgg GGGAAGTTGCATTGCCAGGTGGGAAAAGGGAGGAAAACGATGCTGATGATGCGGGGACTGCTTTGAGGGAGGCGAAGGAGGAGATTGGCTTGGACCCTTCTCTTGTCAATGTTGTTACCATTCTTGACCCAATTTTTACCAAG AATGGAATAATAGTAGTTCCAGTGATTGGAATTCTTCCTGACAGAAACTCCTTCATTCCAGCTCCAAATACAGCTGAAGTAGATGCAATATTTGATGCGCCATTGGAAATGTTTCTAAAG GATGAGAACAGGAGAGCAGAAGAGAGAGAATGGATGGGCTATAAGTATTTACTCCATTTCTTTGACTATGAAGCAGAGGGCAACAAATATGTGATATGGGCTTTAACAGCTGGAATCTTGATAAACGTTGCATCAGTTGTACACCAATGCCCTCCTGCTTTTCAAGAGAGGAGACCTAAATTCTGGAGCGGCCTGGAGTCGCTTGCAAATCACAATAACACGTAA
- the LOC102620862 gene encoding magnesium-chelatase subunit ChlI, chloroplastic — translation MASVLGTRSSSAILASRPLSFPASNSKSAISSLSLNPGQNYGRRFYGGIGIEEKMGRALFAVTNVATEVNSVEQAQKRSKESQRPVYPFTAIVGQEEMKLCLLLNVIDPKIGGVMIMGDRGTGKSTTVRSLVDLLPVIKVVVGDPYNSDPEDPEAMGIEVRESVVKGEELSITFSKINMVDLPLGATEDRVCGTIDIEKALTEGVKAFEPGLLAKANRGILYVDEVNLLDDHLVDVLLDSAASGWNTVEREGISISHPARFILIGSGNPEEGELRPQLLDRFGMHAQVGTVRDAELRVKIVEERARFDKNPKEFRDSYKAEQAKLQQQIASARSSLPAVQIDHDLKVKISKVCAELNVDGLRGDIVSNRAAKALAALKGRDKVSAEDIATVMPNCLRHRLRKDPLESIDSGLLIIEKFYEVFS, via the exons ATGGCGTCCGTGTTAGGAACTCGTTCTTCCTCTGCAATCTTGGCTTCTCGCCCTCTCTCTTTTCCAGCATCAAACTCAAAGTCTGCCATCTCCTCTCTCTCCTTAAACCCCG GGCAGAATTATGGAAGGAGGTTTTATGGGGGGATTGGGATTGAAGAAAAGATGGGGCGGGCTCTGTTTGCAGTTACCAATGTTGCCACTGAGGTTAACTCTGTTGAGCAG GCCCAGAAGAGATCCAAGGAAAGCCAGAGGCCGGTGTATCCATTTACTGCAATAGTGGGACAGGAAGAGATGAAATTGTGCCTTTTGTTAAATGTGATTGATCCCAAAATTGGTGGTGTTATGATTATGGGTGATAGAGGAACGGGGAAATCCACCACTGTTAGGTCCTTGGTAGATTTACTCCCCGTAATCAAGGTAGTTGTCGGTGACCCATATAACTCAGATCCAGAAGATCCAGAGGCCATGGGTATTGAAGTCAGAGAGTCTGTCGTGAAAGGGGAGGAGCTCTCCATTACATTCAGTAAAATCAACATGGTTGATTTGCCATTGGGTGCTACAGAAGACAGGGTCTGTGGGACGATTGACATTGAGAAAGCTCTAACGGAGGGTGTCAAAGCATTTGAGCCTGGCCTTCTTGCTAAAGCTAACAGAGGAATTCTTTATGTTGATGAAGTTAATCTTCTGGATGACCATTTAGTGGATGTTcttttggattctgctgcctcgGGATGGAACACAGTAGAGAGAGAGGGCATTTCAATTTCACATCCTGCAAGGTTTATTCTGATTGGTTCAGGTAATCCTGAGGAAGGAGAGCTAAGGCCTCAGCTGCTTGATCGGTTTGGAATGCATGCCCAAGTGGGGACTGTAAGGGATGCAGAACTCAGAGTAAAGATTGTGGAGGAGAGAGCTCGATTTGACAAAAATCCAAAGGAATTCCGTGATTCTTACAAGGCAGAGCAAGCGAAGCTCCAGCAACAAATTGCCTCAGCCAGGAGTTCTCTCCCTGCTGTCCAGATTGACCATGATTTGAAGGTGAAAATCTCCAAAGTTTGTGCGGAGCTGAATGTTGATGGATTGAGAGGAGACATAGTGAGTAACAGGGCTGCAAAAGCTCTTGCAGCTCTTAAGGGAAGAGATAAAGTCAGTGCTGAGGATATTGCTACTGTCATGCCTAACTGTTTGAGACACCGTCTTCGGAAAGATCCATTGGAGTCAATTGACTCTGGTTTACTAATCATCGAGAAATTTTATGAGGTTTTTAGCTGA
- the LOC102620601 gene encoding spermidine sinapoyl-CoA acyltransferase, which yields MEVKIIETKQILPSTPPFKDEGEHELPLSHLDNDPNIRSFTFRYIRVYTASADIDRHPFDVIANSLSLALVHYYPLAGTLRPVGKSSSNQRLSLFCQSGQTFPLVNATADCTLDSLDYDSDSLEQLVPAPTLEEGLANPCILQVTVFKCGGYTLGTAVHHSMCDGMGATLVFGAAGELARGATKISVQPVWDRATLLGPRHPPRAEGPVLEFLGTEKGFKPYSHDVGPVVRQCFDVADECLDGLKDALFDECGMKFTTFEAFGAFVWRAKVRCSGISGDKNVKFAYPSNIRRTVKPPLPLGYWGNGCIPLYAQLSAKELVEQPLWKTAELIKKSKSNANDEYVHSFIDFQELYYEDGITAGREVSAFTDWRHVGHTSVDFGWGGPVIMFPLSKNLVGSKEPCYFLPPRKKDGFTLQVNLRASALPAFREEMDKFGNKVYQVSA from the exons ATGGAAGTAAAAATCATAGAAACAAAGCAAATACTGCCCTCAACACCACCCTTCAAAGATGAGGGGGAACACGAGCTCCCTCTCTCCCACCTCGACAACGACCCCAACATCCGCTCCTTCACCTTCCGCTACATCCGCGTTTACACTGCCAGCGCCGACATCGACCGCCACCCCTTTGACGTCATCGCCAATTCCCTCTCCTTGGCCCTCGTCCATTACTACCCTCTCGCCGGCACCCTTCGCCCCGTCGGCAAAAGCAGCAGCAATCAGCGCCTCTCCCTCTTTTGCCAGTCCGGCCAAACTTTCCCCCTAGTCAACGCCACTGCTGATTGCACTCTTGATTCTTTGGATTACGATTCGGATTCCCTGGAGCAGTTGGTGCCCGCACCTACCCTGGAGGAGGGGCTTGCTAATCCCTGCATTTTACAAGTCACGGTTTTCAAGTGTGGTGGCTACACATTGGGGACTGCGGTTCATCATTCTATGTGCGATGGAATGGGTGCCACTCTGGTTTTTGGCGCTGCGGGTGAGCTGGCACGCGGGGCGACTAAAATTTCCGTCCAACCTGTTTGGGACCGGGCGACTTTGTTGGGTCCGAGACATCCGCCCCGGGCTGAAGGTCCGGTTCTTGAGTTTTTGGGTACTGAGAAAGGGTTCAAACCCTACTCCCACGACGTTGGACCGGTTGTTAGGCAATGCTTTGATGTCGCAGATGAGTGTTTGGATGGGTTGAAGGATGCGTTGTTTGATGAGTGTGGGATGAAATTTACCACGTTTGAGGCTTTCGGCGCGTTCGTTTGGCGAGCCAA GGTGAGATGCTCGGGAATTTCTGGCGATAAGAATGTGAAGTTTGCATACCCGTCCAATATACGTAGAACAGTAAAGCCACCGCTACCACTTGGCTATTGGGGAAATGGATGCATACCACTGTATGCCCAGCTGAGTGCCAAAGAACTTGTGGAGCAACCCCTTTGGAAAACCGCTGAGCTGATTAAGAAGAGCAAAAGCAATGCCAATGACGAGTACGTGCACTCGTTTATTGACTTTCAGGAGCTTTATTACGAAGACGGCATTACAGCTGGAAGGGAAGTCAGCGCATTCACGGATTGGAGGCACGTTGGCCACACAAGCGTCGACTTTGGTTGGGGAGGTCCGGTGATCATGTTCCCTCTTTCCAAGAATCTTGTTGGGAGCAAGGAGCCCTGCTATTTCTTGCCGCCGCGAAAGAAAGATGGATTCACGCTCCAAGTGAATTTGCGGGCATCTGCCCTGCCTGCTTTCAGGGAAGAGATGGACAAGTTTGGTAACAAAGTTTATCAGGTCTCGGCATAG